In Croceicoccus sp. Ery15, a genomic segment contains:
- the rpsT gene encoding 30S ribosomal protein S20, which yields MANTPQARKRIRRNERRAEVNGNRISRIRSFVKKVELAIASGDKAAATTALASAQPELARGVARGVLHKNTASRKMSRLTKRVAAL from the coding sequence ATGGCCAATACGCCGCAGGCGCGCAAGCGCATCCGCCGCAACGAGCGGCGCGCCGAAGTGAACGGTAACCGCATCAGCCGCATCCGCAGCTTTGTGAAGAAGGTCGAGCTGGCCATTGCCAGCGGCGACAAGGCAGCAGCCACCACCGCCCTCGCCAGCGCACAGCCCGAGCTGGCCCGCGGCGTGGCGCGCGGCGTGCTTCACAAGAACACTGCTTCGCGCAAGATGAGCCGGCTGACCAAGCGCGTCGCCGCTCTCTGA